The DNA sequence ATCGTCCTCAAGCCCCTGGACCTGCCCGCGAAGCCGGTGGGCAGCCACCTCGCGCTGGCCGGGCAGCAGGCGTACGCCGACAACAGCGATGCCCTCGGCGGCCAGGACACCCAGGCCTCGCAGGCCCTCCTCGCGGACGCCGGCTGGCGCCGGGGCGGCAAGATCACCGAGCCGGCGGGCGCGAAGGCGGGCTCGGAGGCCGCCGAGGGGACGGACGACTCCAAGACCCCGGCGGTCCCGGCAGCGGGCCCGGGCACCGGGAACGACGGCCTCTACATCGTCGGCCAGGACGACGGCAAGCCCGGCGACGCCGCCCGCGCCGCAGTCGCCGCCCTGCGCGCAGCCCACCCCGACGACCGTCCCGAAGGCCCCGAGGACCCGGCCGGCACGGACCTGCCCGAAGGCCGGTACAAACACCCCGCCCAAGACGGCGAGATCGTCGACGCCGACGCCTTCGCGGAGGCGGAGAGCGGGCAGAACCGGCCCTCCCCGGTCCTCGCACCGGCCCCGTTCGCGGCCCTCCAGGAGCAGTCCCTGCGCACCCAGGCCGAGGCCCAGGCCGACGCCGTGGACGACGGCAAGCGCAGCCCGGCCCTGGACGCCGAAGCCGCGGCCGAACCGGCGGACGTCCAGGCGAGCACCGCCCCGGCCCCCGCCAAGCAGGCCGTGCGCACCTCCGGCAACGTGCTCGCCAAGGACGGCAAGGCGCTCACCCTGCGCTTCGTCCTGCCGGCCGGCCCCGGCTCGGAGGCGCTGCGCACGGTCGGCGAGCGGATCTCGCAGATGCTCCGGAAGGTCGGCGTGCAGACCGAGCTGACCAAGGTGGCCGACGAGAGCTTCTTCAAGGACCACATCGCCTCGGGCCAGTACGACCTGGCGCTCTACTCGTGGCCCGCGACCGCCTACCCGGCCACGGACGCCCGGCCCATCTTCGCCAAGCCGGAGCCGGCCGCCGACGGCTCGCTGCTGGTCGAACAGAACTACACGCGGGTCGGCACCGACCACATCGACCAGCTCTTCGACCAGGCGCTCGGTGAGCTGGACGAGGCGGCCGCCCGCGAGCTGATGCGCAAGGCGGACGCCCGGATCTGGGCGACGGCCGGCTCCATCCCGCTCTACCAGCGCCCCGAGCTGGTGGCCGTGAAGCCCGGCCTCACCAACGCGGGCGCCTTCGGCCTCGGAGCCCCGCGCTACCAGGACATCGGCTGGAAGAAGCCGGCCGCGGCGAAGAAGAGCGACAAGAAGAAGTGATGACGAAGCGGTGCATCCGGGGTTGATTCGAAGGTTCCAAGCTCAGATGTGACTCAAGTCCCTTGCCCGCCGGATCACCCGGCGGGCAAGGTCGTACGTACCCGTTGACCCGCGTGTTTACCGGCTCCACCCATGGCCGGGTCCCCCCACCCAGGACCCCGCCGTGCTCAGTCGTCCGGCCTCTTGACAGACCCCCCGGCAGGCGGTTCCCGCCAGCCGACGTACGATGGGGTAAGGCCGTGGCAGGTTTTCCGCCCGGTCGAGGCGCGCGTGCCGGACCGTACGCGTCGCCATCCACGATCCCGGGAGAAGCGCCGAAGTGCCCACGCGCCACGACATCCGTAACGTCGCCATCGTCGCCCACGTCGACCATGGCAAGACGACCATCGTCGATGCCATGCTCAAGCAGGCCGGTGCCTTCGCCGCCCACCAGCACCTCGACGACCGCATGATGGACTCGAACGACCTGGAGCGTGAGAAGGGCATCACGATCCTCGCCAAGAACACGGCGGTGAAGTACCACCCGAAGGACGGGTCGGCCCCGATCACGATCAACATCATCGACACCCCCGGCCACGCCGACTTCGGTGGTGAGGTCGAGCGCGGTCTGTCGATGGTGGACGCCGTCGTTCTGCTGGTGGACGCCTCCGAGGGTCCCCTGCCGCAGACCCGCTTCGTCCTGCGCAAGGCCCTGCAGGCGAAGATGCCGGTCATCCTCTGCATCAACAAGACGGACCGTCCGGACTCCCGGATCGACGAGGTCGTCAACGAGACGTACGACCTCTTCCTCGACCTGGACGCCGACGAGGAGCAGATCGAGTTCCCGATCGTCTACGCCTGTGGCCGTGACGGCGTGGCCTCGCTGACCAAGCCCGAGGACGGCACCGTCCCCGCGGACAGCGACAGCCTGGAGCCCTTCTTCTCCACCATCCTGGCGCACGTTCCGGCCCCGGTGTACGACGAGGAGGCCCCCCTTCAGGCCCACGTCACCAACCTGGACGCGGACAACTTCCTCGGCCGCATCGCGCTCGTGCGCGTCGAGCAGGGCGAGCTCCGCAAGGGCCAGACCGTCGCGTGGATCAAGCGTGACGGCACCATCTCCAACGTCCGCATCACCGAGCTGATGATGACCGAGGCGCTCACCCGCAAGCCGGCCGAGGTGGCGGGCCCGGGTGACATCTGCGCGGTCGCCGGTTTCCCCGACATCATGATCGGCGAGACCCTGGCCGACCCGGAGAACCCGATCGCGCTTCCGCTGATCTCGGTCGACGAGCCGGCGATCTCCATGACCATCGGCACGAACACCTCCCCGATGGTCGGCCGCGGCGGCAGCGGCAAGGGCGCGGACGCCAAGTCCGCGGTCAAGGACCGCAAGGTCACCGCCCGCCAGGTCAAGGACCGTCTGGACCGCGAGCTGGTCGGCAACGTCTCGCTCCGCGTCCTCGAGACCGAGCGTCCCGACGCCTGGGAGGTCCAGGGCCGTGGTGAGCTCGCGCTCGCCATCCTGGTCGAGCAGATGCGCCGCGAGGGCTTCGAGCTGACCATCGGCAAGCCGCAGGTGGTCACGCAGGAGATCAACGGCAAGGTGCACGAGCCGGTCGAGCGCATGACGGTCGACGTCCCCGAGGAGCACATGGGCGCGGTCACGCAGCTCATGGGCGTCCGCAAGGGCCGCATGGACAACATGTCGAACCACGGCTCCGGCTGGGTCCGCATGGAGTTCGTCGTCCCGTCGCGCGGCCTCATCGGCTTCCGTACCGAGTTCCTGACCGGTACGCGCGGCACGGGCATCGCCCACTCGATCCACGAGGGCCTCGAGCCGTGGTTCGGCCCGCTGGTGACCCGTAACAACGGTTCGCTGGTCGCCGACCGCTCCGGGTCGGTCACGCCGTTCGCGATGATCAACCTGCAGGAGCGCGGTGTCCTGTTCACCGAGCCCGGCACCGAGGTGTACGAGGGCATGATCGTCGGCGAGAACTCCCGCGCCGACGACATGGACGTGAACATCACCAAGGAGAAGAAGCTCACCAACATGCGTGCGGCTTCCGCGGACAACACCGAGAACGTGGTGCCCCCGCGCAGGCTCTCCCTGGAGCAGTCCCTGGAGTTCTGCCGCGACGACGAATGCGTCGAGGTGACCCCGGAGGCCGTCCGCATCCGCAAGGTCGTCCTGGACCAGAAGGACCGCTCGCGCACCGCGTCGCGCGCCAAGTCCGGCAAGTAGTCGCGTAGGACCTAGGTCACACCCGGGTCCTGCCCGGTACGGGCTTTAGTGAACAGCCCCCTCCGTCACGTACACCGTGACGGAGGGGGCTGTTCGCTTTTGTCAAGCGGATTATTTCGGTCCGGTGTCCGCATACCGACCGTGACACTCCGGAAGAAGAGCTAACAGTCCGTTTCGTTCATGTCTGTCTCCTATCCGTTTGTCCGGATTTCGGGTTTTAGCCGTAGTGCGATGTTGTGAAAACGAGACCACTTAAGTGTGGTTTACGGTCAGGCAGTCCCTGAGGATGGCTCCATTGAGCTCGGGTCAATGGGTCACACGCTGTGGGGAGCGTCGACTCACGAGCACACTCGGGACACCGGTCCTATCGCCGTCAGGGGTGTCGGCGAAGCACACCTGTGTCCTTCACATCAGACAGTGGACTCATGAGGAGGAAACCCATGCGCGGTGCCAAGAGCGCCAAGTGGGTAACGGGCGCGATTGTCGTCGCCCTGGCAGCGACTGCCTGTGGCGGCGGTGGCGGCAACGACGCCGGCGCCAAGGGTGAGGTTGACCCGAACGGCATCTACTCGATCGAGGTGGGCGAGCCGGAGAAGCTTCTCCAGCCGGCCGACACGATGGAGTCCAACGGCTCGATCGCGATGTCTGGTCTGTTCTCCCAGCTCGTCGACTACGACGCCGACGGCAAGATCGTCAACGTCAACGCCGAGTCGGTCACGACCACGGACAGCAAGCTGTGGACCGTCAAGCTCAAGCCGGGCTGGACCTTCCACGACGGCACCAAGGTGACCGCCGAGTCCTACGTCAAGGCGTGGAACTGGGCCGCGAACATCAACAACAAGCAGGGCAACGCGTCCTGGTTCGCCGACATCAAGGGCTTCGAGGCCCTGCACCCCGAGGCCGAGGGCGCCAAGCCCACCGGTGACGCGCTCGAGGGTCTGAAGATCGTCGACGAGAACACCTTCACCATCGAGCTCAACGGCGCGGTGCCGTACTTCGCGTACAAGCTCGGCTACGAGGTCTACTCCCCGCTGCCCGCCTCGTTCTACGCGGACCCCGCGGCCGCCGGTGAGAAGCCGGTCGGCAACGGCCCGTACAAGTTCAAGTCGTGGGAGCACAAGAAGCAGATCGAGCTCACGCGCTTCGACGACTACAAGGGTGTCGACAAGGCGAAGAACGGCGGTGTGATTCTCAAGAACTACACCACCCTCGAGACCGCCTACGAGGACCTGAAGTCGGGCAACGTCGACGTCCTGCGTCAGATCAGCCCGAAGGACCTCCCGGTCTACCGCGCCGACCTCGGTGACCGCGCCGTGGACCAGGCGTACTCCGCCGTCCAGACGCTGGCCATCGCGTACTACGCCGACCAGTGGAAGACCCCGAAGCAGGTCTCCCCGAAGGTCATCCAGGGCCTGTCGATGGCGATCGACCGCGACACCATCACCAAGACCGTGCTCCAGGGCACCCGTGAGCCGGCGACCGGCTGGGTCGCCAAGGGCGTCCTCGGCTACACGCCGACCGGTTCCGGTGACGTGACCAAGTTCGACCCGGCGAAGGCCAAGGCCCTCATCACCGAGGGCGGCGGCGTCCCGAACAACGAGATCTTCATCCAGTTCAACTCGGATGGCGGTCACAAGGAATGGGTCGAGGCCGTCTGCGGCAGCATCACCTCGGCCACCGGCGTCAAGTGCACCGGTGACGCCAAGCCGGACTTCCAGGCCGACCTCCAGGCCCGCAAGTCCAAGCAGGTCAAGTCGATCTACCGCTCCGGCTGGGTCCTCGACTACCCGGTGAACGCCAACTTCATCAGCGACCTGTTCCGTACGGGCGCCGGCGGCAACCAGGGTGGCTTCACCAGCCCCGAGCTCGACGCCAAGATCGCCGCGGCCGACAGCGCCGCGACCCTCGACGAGTCCGTGAAGGCCTACCAGGCCATCGAGAAGGAACTCGTCAACTACATGCCTTCCATCCCGCTCTGGTACTACAAGGTCAACGCGGGCTACTCCGAGAAGGTCCAGAACGTGAAGTACGCCCAGGACGGCGACCCGATCCTCGACCAGGTCGAGGTCAAGAAGTAAGTCCTACCGCGTAATTCCTTTCGACGGATGTGGGCCGGCGGGGAGCCGGCCCACATTCGGGCCTACATGCAGCGCCCGGGGGGCCCTTTCGCGACGCAGTGACGGAACCGTCACGCGCGTGCGTGGCGAAAGGGCCCGTCCGGCTGCGCCTGCCGCATCTTCTACGGAGGCATGATGGGGCGCTATGTCGCACGACGACTGCTCCAGATGATCCCGGTCTTCTTCGGGACGACCCTGCTCATCTTTTTGATGGTGTACAGCCTGCCCGGCGATCCCGTGGCCGGACTCTTCGGGGACAAGGGCACCGACCCCGCAACGCTGGCCGCCCTGCGTCACCAGCACGGTCTGGACCTGCCGCTCTGGCAGCAGTACTGGAACTACATCACCGGCATCCTGTTCCACTTCGACTTCGGGTCCCAGATCCGCAGTGGACGTGAGATCACCGAAGTGGTCGGGGCTGCGTTCCCGGTCACCCTGCGCCTGGCCTTCCTGGCCTTCGCGATCGAGATCGTCCTGGGCCTGGCCCTCGGGATCGTCGCCGGCCTCAAGGCCGGCAAGTGGGCGGACAACCTGATCCTCGTCCTCACCCTGCTGATCATCTCGATGCCGGTCTTCGTCCTCGGCTTCATCGTCAAGTCGGTGTTCGCCTTCCAGCTCGGCTGGATCGAGCCGAACGTCAGCAACGACGAGACCTGGGGCGAACTGCTCGCGCCGGCCATCGTGCTGGGCTCGCTCTCGCTCGCCTACGTGGCCCGCCTGACCCGCACCTCGATGGCCGAGAACCTGCGCGCGGACTACGTCCGCACCGCCGTGGCCAAGGGCCTGCCCAAGCGCCGCGTCATCGGTGTGCACCTCATGCGCAACTCGATGATCCCCGTCGTCACGTTCCTCGGCACCGACATCGGCGCCCTGATGGGCGGTGCCCTCGTCACCGAAGGCATCTTCAACGTCCACGGCGTCGGCGGTCTGATCTACGAATCGGTCGTCCGCCGCGAAGGCCAGACCGTGGTCGGTGTCGTCACCGTCCTCGTCGTGGTCTACCTGATAGCCAGCCTGCTCGTCGACCTCCTCTACGCGGTCATGGACCCGAGGATCCGGTATGCCTGATCTGACCAAGACCGACATCGTGGCGGCCGAGACCTCCGCGGCGCCCGGCGCCCCGGTGGAGCCGGTGAAGGCCGAGAAGGCCCGCAGCCTCTGGGGCGACGCCTGGGCCGACCTGCGTCGCAACCCGTACTTCGTCATTTCCTCGGCGCTGATCTTCGTACTCCTCGTGATCGCCGCCTTCCCGGGCTGGTTCACCAGCATCGACCCCACCAAGGGCGACCTGGTCCACCACTTCCTCGGCAAGCCGGAACTGAGCAAGGTCGGCTCTCCCGAGTGGCTCGGCTGGGACGGCCAGGGACGCAGCGTCTACGCGCGCCTCGTCTACGGCACCCGCGCCTCGGTCATCGTCGCGGTCTCCGTGACCGCGATCGTCACCGTGCTCGGCAGCATCACCGGCATGATCGCCGGCTACTTCGGCGGCGTGACCGACGCGATCATGTCGCGCATCACCGACATCTTCTTCGGCATCCCGTTCCTGCTCGGCGCGATGGTCGTCCTCCAGGCCTTCACCGACCGCACCGTGTGGACGGTCGTCTTCGCCCTGGCCTTCCTCGGCTGGACGCAGATCAACCGCGTCATGCGCGGAGCGGTCATCACCGTGAAGCAGGCGGACTACGTGCACGCCGCCAAGGCGCTGGGCGCAGGCACCACCCGGATCCTGTTCCGGCACATCCTGCCGAACGCCATGGCTCCGGTGATCGTGGTCTCCACGATCGCGCTCGGCGGATACATCGCGGCGGAGGCCACCCTGTCCTACCTGGGTCTCGGCCTCGCCTCCCCGACCATCTCGTGGGGCGTGGACATCTCCGCCGGTGCTTCGCAGATCCGAGTGGCCCAGCACATCCTGCTGTACCCCTCGATCATGCTCAGCATCACCGTCCTCGCCTTCATCATGCTCGGCGAAGCGGTCCGCAACGCCCTCGACCCCAAGCTGCGCTGAGGAGGGCGTAAGTGATCACCATGGACAACACCTCCAGCCTTCCCTCCCCGCGTGACGGGGACCCGCAGACGCCGCTCCTCGAGGTGCGCGACCTGCACGTCGAGTTCCACACCCGCGACGGTGTGGCCAAGGCAGTCAACGGCGTCAACTACAGCGTGAGCGCCGGCGAGACCCTCGCCGTGCTCGGCGAGTCCGGCTCCGGCAAGTCCGTGACGGCCCAGGCCATCATGGGCATCCTCGACATGCCCCCCGGCAAGATCCCGCAGGGAGAGATCCTCTTCCGCGGCCAGGACATGCTCAAGATGAGCTTCGAGGAGCGGCGCAAGCTGCGCGGCCGGAAGATCGCCATGATCTTCCAGGACGCCCTGTCCTCCCTGAACCCGGTGCTCACCGTCGGCTACCAGCTGGGCGAGATGTTCCGCGTCCACGAGGGCATGTCGAAGAAGGACGCCCGGGTCAAGGCCATCGAGCTGATGGAGAAGGTCAAGATCCCGGCGGCGAAGCAGCGGGTGGACGACTACCCGCACCACTTCTCCGGCGGTATGCGCCAGCGCATCATGATCGCCATGGCGATCGCGCTGGAGCCCGACCTGATCATCGCGGACGAGCCGACCACCGCCCTGGACGTCACCGTCCAGGCCCAGGTCATGGACCTCCTCGCGGAGCTCCAGCGCGAGCTCAACATGGGCCTGATCCTGATCACCCACGACCTCGGCGTGGTCGCCGACGTCGCGGACAAGATCGCGGTCATGTACGCCGGCCGGATCGTCGAGACCTCCCCGGTCCACGAGATCTACAAGCGCCCGGCGCACCCCTACACGCGCGGCCTGCTGGACTCGATCCCGCGCCTGGACCAGAAGGGCCAGGAGCTCTTCGCGATCAAGGGCCTGCCGCCGAACCTGCTGCGCCTGCCCTCCGGCTGCTCGTTCAGCCCGCGCTGCGTCGCCGCGCAGGACGTCTGCCGGTCCGAGATCCCCGCCCTGCAGCCCGTCAGCGAGCAGGACGGCAGCGAGCTGGCCGGCCGTCACAGCGCCTGCCACTTCTGGAAGGAGCAGCTCCATGGCTGAGCTCACCAACGCCCCCGTGCGGGAGCCGATCCTCCAGGTCCGCGGCCTGGTCAAGCACTTCCCGCTGACCCAGGGAATCCTCTTCAAGAAGCAGGTCGGCGCCGTCAAGGCCGTCGACGGGATCTCCTTCGACCTGTACCAGGGCGAGACCCTGGGCATCGTCGGCGAGTCCGGCTGTGGCAAGTCCACCGTCGCCAAGCTGCTGATGAACCTGGAACGCGCCACCGCCGGCGAGGTCTTCTACAAGGGCCAGGACATCACCAAGCTGTCCGGCCGCGCCCTGAAGGCCGTGCGCCGCAACATCCAGATGGTGTTCCAGGACCCGTACACCTCGCTGAACCCGCGCATGACGGTCGGCGACATCATCGGCGAGACCTACGACATCCACCCCGAGGTGGCCCCCAAGGGCGACCGGCGCCGCAAGGTGCAGGAGCTCCTGGACGTCGTCGGTCTCAACCCGGAGTACATCAACCGGTACCCGCACCAGTTCTCCGGCGGCCAGCGCCAGCGCATCGGCATCGCCCGCGGCCTCGCGCTCAACCCGGAGATCATCATCTGCGACGAGCCGGTCTCCGCGCTCGACGTATCGGTGCAGGCCCAGGTCATCAACCTGATGGAGAAGCTGCAGGAGGAGTTCAACCTCTCCTACATCTTCATCGCGCACGACCTGTCGATCGTCCGGCACATCTCGGACCGCGTCGGTGTCATGTACCTCGGCAAGATGGCCGAGATCGGCACCGACGAGCAGATCTACGAGCACCCGACCCACCCGTACACCCAGGCGCTGCTCTCCGCGGTGCCGGTGCCGGACCCGGCCGCCCGCGAGGGCCGCGAGCGGATCATCCTCACCGGTGACGTCCCCTCGCCGGCCAACCCGCCGTCGGGCTGCCGCTTCCGCACCCGCTGCTGGAAGGCCGAGGAGAAGTGCTCCGTCGAGGAGCCGCTGCTCGCCATCCCGGAGCGCTTCCAGGGCGTCAAGTCGCTGGCCGCGCACGAGTCGGCCTGCCACTTCGCGGAGGAGAAGGCCGTCCTGGCCGTCTGACCTCCCGTAGCGACACCACAGGGCGCCCGTCACCGGATCTCTCCGGCGGCGGGCGCTCCGTCGTTCGCGCAAGCGCCGCGCACGGAAAGCCGGTTGCGGGCCCGCCCCGGCGGGTCCGACAGTGATCTGATGACCGACATGCTGACCGTACGCCCCGCCGGGCCCGGAGACGCCGAGGACATCTGCGCTCTCCTCAACGCCATCGACCTGCTGGAGATCGGCCGCCCGGAAACCGACCTCGGCGCCGTCGAAGCCGATCTGCACCATCCCGACGTCGACCTGGCGAAGGACTCCTGGCTCGCCTTCGAAGGCGGCCGGCTCCTCGCCTACGCCCTGGTGTGGGCCGACTCCGGCCCCGGCCGCGTCGACTCCGAGCACTACGTCCTGCCGGGACGCGGCGCGGCCGCCGTCCGGCTGCTGGACCTGATGGAGGTACGGGCCCGCGAGCTGGCCGCCGGCGCCTCGGACGCGGTCCTGCGACTCCAGCTCAACGCCCGCCCGACCCTCGACGTCGGCCTGCTGTCCGGCCGCGGCTATCGCACGGTGCGCCGCTACCAGGTGATGACCCGTGCACTGGACCCGGCCGACCCGCCCCCGTCCCCTCCCGCAGGGCTCACCCTTCGCCCCTGCGACGGTGACGAGAGCGAGCGACGCCGCGCCCACGCCCTGATCGAGCAGACCTTCGCCGCGCACTTCGGGCACGTGGACCGCCCGTACGAGCCCTGGCTCGACCACATCGACGGCCGGGGCCTGGACTGGTCGCTCGTGTGGATCGCCGCGCTGCCCGGGGAAGGCGACGTAGGCGTCCTGCTGACCCGGGACGACCGCACCAGCATGGGATGGTTCAGCCACATCGGCGTCGCCGAGGCCGTGCGCGGCCGGGGCGTCGGAGGCTTCCTGCTGCGCCACGGCTTCGCCGCCTACGCTGCCCGCGGCCGCACCGCCGTGGGCCTCGGCGTGGACACGGCCAACGAGACCGGCGCGCTCGCGCTGTACGAGGCGCACGGCATGACGATGCACTACGCGGTGAACACCTGGCAGCTCGCTTTGCACTCGCAGGGGTGACAGGCGGGCGGCGCGAGGGTGCAATCGGTCCAACGAGGAGTGTGCCTGACCCCACATGGGGTGACATTGGGCCCTAAGTGAGTCTTGGGATCCAGTAGGAGGCACTCCATGCGCGGAGCCACCCACGCCAAGTGGGCCGCATGTGCGGCGGCCGTCGCCCTCGCGGCGACCGCCTGCGGCGGCGGAAGCGACAGCGGCGGAGGCGGCGCGGAGGGCATCGTCAGCTCCTCGTGGGGCGACCCGCAGAACCCGCTGGAGCCCGCCAACACCAACGAGGTCCAAGGCGGCAAGGTCCTCGACATGATCTTCCGGGGGCTCAAGCGGTACGACCCCGAGACCGGTGAGGCGAAGAACTTCCTCGCCGAGAAGATCGAGACCACCGACAGCCAGAACTTCACGATCACGCTGAAGGACGGCTGGAAGTTCAGCAACGACGAGCCGGTCACCGCGCAGTCCTTCGTGGACGCCTGGAACTACGGCGCGGACGTCACCAAGAAGCAGAACAACTCGCCCTTCTTCTCCGACATCGTCGGCTACGCGGACGTCCACCCCGAGAAGGGCGACCCCAAGACCAAGACCATGTCCGGCCTGGTCGTCAAGGACCCCAAGACCTTCACGGTCGCCCTCAAGGAGAAGTTCTCCACCTGGCCCGAGACCCTCGGCTACCAGGCGTTCTCCCCCCTGCCCAAGGCCTTCTTCACCGACCACGAGGCCTGGCTGAAGAAGCCCGTCGGCAACGGCCCCTACACGGTGGACTCGTACACCAAGGGCACCGGCATGAAGCTGCGCAAGTGGGACGCCTACACGGGGGAGGACAAGGCGGTGAACGGCGGAGTGGACCTGAAGGTCTACACCGACAACAACACCGCCTACACCGACCTGATCTCCGGCAACCTCGACCTGGTCGACGACGTCCCGGCGCAGCAGCTCAAGAACGTCGCGAACGACCTCGGCGACCGCTACATCAACCAGCCGGCCCTCATCATCCAGACCCTCACCTTCCCGCTGTACGACCCGCAGTGGAGCAAGGAGGGCATGGACAAGGTCCGCCGCGGCATCTCGATGGCGATCAACCGCGACGAGATCACCAAGCAGATCTTCCGCGAGACCCGCACCCCGGCCAAGGACTGGACCTCCCCGGCCCTCGGCGACAAGGGCGGATTCTCCGCCACCGCCTGCGGCGAGGCCTGCTCCTTCAACCCCACCGAGGCCAAGAAGCTCATCCAGGAGGGCGGCGGCCTGCCCGGCGGCAAGGTCTCGCTGACCTCCAACGTGGACACCGGCTCGCACCGCGAGTGGATGGACGCCGTCTGCAACAGCATCAACAACGCGCTCGGCGAGGGCCCGGTCTGCACGGTCAACCCGATCGGCACCTTCGCCGACTTCCGCAACCAGCAGAGCAGCTTCAAGCTGACCGGCCCGTTCCGCTCCGGCTGGCAGGCCGACTACCCCCTGATCCAGAACTTCC is a window from the Streptomyces sp. NBC_01244 genome containing:
- a CDS encoding peptide ABC transporter substrate-binding protein; translation: MRGATHAKWAACAAAVALAATACGGGSDSGGGGAEGIVSSSWGDPQNPLEPANTNEVQGGKVLDMIFRGLKRYDPETGEAKNFLAEKIETTDSQNFTITLKDGWKFSNDEPVTAQSFVDAWNYGADVTKKQNNSPFFSDIVGYADVHPEKGDPKTKTMSGLVVKDPKTFTVALKEKFSTWPETLGYQAFSPLPKAFFTDHEAWLKKPVGNGPYTVDSYTKGTGMKLRKWDAYTGEDKAVNGGVDLKVYTDNNTAYTDLISGNLDLVDDVPAQQLKNVANDLGDRYINQPALIIQTLTFPLYDPQWSKEGMDKVRRGISMAINRDEITKQIFRETRTPAKDWTSPALGDKGGFSATACGEACSFNPTEAKKLIQEGGGLPGGKVSLTSNVDTGSHREWMDAVCNSINNALGEGPVCTVNPIGTFADFRNQQSSFKLTGPFRSGWQADYPLIQNFLEPLYYTGASSNYGKFSNPEFDKLVDAANRESDAAKATGLFKDAEKILAEQMPSIPLWYQNGSAGYGERVSDVKLNQFSVPVYDQIKVS
- a CDS encoding GNAT family N-acetyltransferase, with product MTDMLTVRPAGPGDAEDICALLNAIDLLEIGRPETDLGAVEADLHHPDVDLAKDSWLAFEGGRLLAYALVWADSGPGRVDSEHYVLPGRGAAAVRLLDLMEVRARELAAGASDAVLRLQLNARPTLDVGLLSGRGYRTVRRYQVMTRALDPADPPPSPPAGLTLRPCDGDESERRRAHALIEQTFAAHFGHVDRPYEPWLDHIDGRGLDWSLVWIAALPGEGDVGVLLTRDDRTSMGWFSHIGVAEAVRGRGVGGFLLRHGFAAYAARGRTAVGLGVDTANETGALALYEAHGMTMHYAVNTWQLALHSQG